The Herbiconiux sp. SALV-R1 nucleotide sequence CCGAGTTCACCCGCACCGAGGGCGCGTAGGTGAGCGCGAGCGACTTGCTGACGCTCAGCATCGCCGACTTGCTCGCGGCGTAGTCGACGATCACCGGCTCTGCCTGGCGCGCCAGGTCGGAGGCGACGTTCACGACCGAGCCGCCGCGCTCCACCATGCGGGGCACGACCGCGCGGCAGGTGCGCACCATGGCGAAAAGGTTGAGCTCGAGCGTACGGTGCCAGAGCGCGTCGTCGATCTCCTCGAAGCCGAGCATCTTGCCCGCCCCGACGTTGTTGACCAGGATGTCGGGTGCCGAGCCGACGTGCTCGAGCATGGCGGTCGCCGCCGCGTCGACGCCCACCTCGGTCGACAGGTCGAACTCGCCGACCGCGACCTCGCCCGACTCGAGCTGGTCGACGTAGCCCCTCAGTGTGTCGCCCTGGATGTCGACGGCGTAGACCGCAGCACCCTCCGCGGCGAGCGCCTCGACCGTCGCCCGACCGATGCCCGTCGCCGCGCCGGTCACGTACGCCGTCTTTCCTGCAAGTCCGAGATCCATCTCGTGTCTCCTTCGTCGTTGAAGGGCCTGGATTCCAGGCCCGCGGGGCCGAAGGCCCGGTCTCGGCGGGAGTCGCCGACCCGTCGGGCCCCGGCGTGAGGATTGCATCATCGTTCAACTGAGCTTGTCAAATGTTCAGTCTGGAAATACATTGAGGCGCATTCGTTTCACCGACGCTCAACGACGAGGAGATTCCGTGCCAGAACCCGAGCTCATCGCATCCTGCTGGACCACGGCCGGCGACGCCGCACCGCAACGCGGCGACGAGACCAGCCCGTTCGCGCTGCTCGATCGCATCCGTGCCGCCGGCGCCGCCGGATGGTCGGGGTTCGGCCTCGTGCACGCCGACCTCAAGGCCGCGCTGACCACGCTCGACTACGCCGACATCAAGGGCGCCCTCGACGATGCCGGCCTCCGCCACCTCGAGCTCGAGTTCCTCGGCGACTGGTGGACGGAGGGCGATCGGCGCAGCGTCTCCGACGAGATGCGGGGCGAGTTGTTCGAGGCGGCGAGGGCGCTGTCGCCGATCCACATCAAGTGCGCGGGCGACTTCTCGGGCGGCTTCGTCGACGACGAGCTGCTCGTGCGGGAGTTCCGGCAGCTGGCCGAGGAGGCCGCCGATGCGGGAACCCGCATGGCGCTCGAAGCGCTGCCGATGACCAACTTCGCCACCATCGAGGCGGGCCAGCGCTTCCTCAGCGAGGTCGCGCATCCGGCGGCGGGGTTGTGCATCGACATCTGGCACGTCTACCGCGGCGGTACGCCGATCGAGGAACTCCCGGCGTTCGTCGACCCGGCGACCCTGTTCGCCGTCGAGCTCAACGACGCCCGGGCGGCACAGCCGGCCGACCTCTGGATCGACACGGTCGACGAGCGGATGCTGCCGGGCGAGGGCGAGTGGGACGTCGCCGGCTTCATCAACGTCATCCGCGGCCTCGGCTTCGACGGTCCCTGGGGTGTCGAGATCCTCTCCGCCGCCCACCGCGCCCGCGGGCTCGAGGAGGCGCTCGACGCCGCCCGATCGGCGACACTCGGCGAGTTCGCCCGCGCCGAGGAAGCGCTACGCGGGTGACGGCCCGGAGGCCGTCACTCCCCTGAAGCTCGAGCCCCGCACCACCAGGCGCGGCCGCACGACGTCGGTCATGAACGGGGCTCCCGGCTGCTCGAGCCTGGCGAGCAGTGCCCGGGCCGACCGCTCGGCCATCTCGGCGTTGTTCTGGTCGACGGTGGTGAGGTCGATCTGGCTGAGCGCCGACATGGCGATATTGTCGTAGCCCGTCACCGCCACGTCGAGCCCGAGGTGGGCGACCGCCGACATGACCCCCATCGCCGACATGTCGTCGGCGCAGGTGATGGCGGTGGGAGGTTCGGGATTGTCGCGCAGCAGGTGCATCGCCGCCGCATACCCGGCGCTGATGGTGTAGTCGGCCTGGATGACCGAGAGGTGCTCGCGGAGCCCGTGGCGCTGCATCGCCCTGCGGTAGCCGTCGGCCCGGTCGGTGGCGACGGCGCCGGGGATGCCGCTCACGTGCACGATGCGGCGATGGCCGAGGCCCACCAGATGGTCGACCACGAGCTGCAGGCCCAGCTGGTCGTTGCCCCGTACAGCGTCGGCGGTCGGCCCGTCGGGGCCCCAGCCCGAGTACACCACCGCCCGCGCGAAGTCGACCCGATTGAGGGCCGGATGATCGTGCATCGACCCGATGAACACCAACCCGGTCACGCGCAGGTCGCGCAGCACGTCGAGGGCCGAGAAGTCGAGCCGGCGGCTGCCGTTCGTGGGCGAGAACAGGGTGAGCAGCACCGTGTAGCCGGCGTCTTCGATGATCGGCTTGATGATGTCGACCACGTCGGAGGCCCAGGGCTGCTCGAGATCGCGGATGACGAAGCCGACGAGCTTGCCCGAGCGGGGGTTCGCGGTGAGCGAGCGGGCCGCGAAGTTCACCCGATAGCCGAGCTCGTCGGCGGCTCGCAGCACCATTGCGCGCCGCTCGTCGCTCACCCCGGGCGCTTCGCGCATCACGAGCGACACCAGCGACTTCGACACCCCGGCCTTCTTGGCGACGTCGACGATCGTCGGTCGTTTCGTCGCCATACCAGCTGCCCTCCTTGCGCAAACACGGGTGTGCTGATTGTTGCACGAGAAGTTCGCCCCCGTGACGGAGGGGCGGCCGAGCCGCGCTAGGAGAGGCCCAGCTGGGCGCGGAGGCGCTCGGCGGGATCGTCGGGGGTGCGGGAGCCCCGCTCGGGGGTGCCGGCGGGGGCGAGACGCTCGGTCATGGCGAGCAGCGATCCTGGAATGGCGATGCGCGATTGGATGGCCCACCGGCCGTCCTTGCGCACGAAATGGTCGGCGTAGCGGCCCGACGAGATGGCCTCCTGGCTGCCTCCGCCATCGACCGCAGCGCCGGTGCCCGGGCTGACGCTCTGCCAGGCCAGGAAGGAGGTCTCGACGAAGGCGGAGTCGTCGGATACGAACTCGATGAAGGTGTTCGTGACGTGGTGCGAGGAGAAGCCGATGGAGCGGTGGCGCTCGGCGATCCACTCGATGAGCCCGTCGACCCCGCCCTGGTAGGCGCCGTGGTCGTCGTGGGCGTCGGCGTGGTAGACCTCGCGCAGCATCTCGAGATCGAGCCGGTCGATGGCCCGGCAGAACTGGTGCACCCGGTGCTGGATCTCGAGCCGGTCTCCCAGCCGGTCGCTCGAGAACGTGTCGGTCGGGGTCATCGCGGGTCCTTCGTGTCGAAGCGTCACGCCTAGCAAATCACGTCGGGGCGACCCAGCGCTATCGACAGCCTGAGTGAACATAGCTACGCTAGTGTTTAGTCTTTTTGAACACACCGAAGGAGTTGTGGGGGCATGAGCGCACGGAAGATCGCTGTTGTCGGAACCGGAGCCAACGGCGCCTCGATGGGGGCCGACATGATCCGCGCCGGCCTCGACGTGACGTTCATCGAGCAGTGGCCCGCCCACGTGGAGGCGATGCGCGAACGCGGCCTCACGGTGCACCTGCCCGACGGCAGCACCGAGACGACGCCGATCACCGCCTATCACTTCTGCCAGGTGGCCGAGCTGCGCGAGCCCTTCGACATCGTCTTCGTCTCGGTGAAGAGCTACGACACACGCTGGGTGACCGAGCTCATCACGCCGCTGCTGCACGAGACCTCGGTGGTGGTGGGGCTGCAGAACGGCATGACCATCGACGCGGTCTCCGACGTGGTGGGCGCCGAGCGCACGGTGGGCGCGGTGCTCGGCATCGCCGCCAACATGTTCACGCCGGGAGTCGTGGTGCGCCAGGTAGCCCCCTCGGGCACCTGGCTGACTGTGGGCACCCTGAGCGGCGCACACACCCCCGCCCTCGACGGCGTGGTCGAAGCGCTCGGGCACGCCGGGAGCATCTCGGTCTCGCCCGACATCAGGGCGTCGAAGTGGATGAAGCTCATCGCCAACATCCCCGAGATGCTGCCGTCGGCGATCCTCAACGTGCCGCTGCTCACCGCGGCCGGCATCGAGGGCGTGCGCCCTGTGATGGACGAGGCCTCTCGCGAGGCGTACCGGGTGGCGACGGCCCTCGGCATCGGCATGGTGCCGATCTTCGGCAAGACCGAGGCGGATGTTCCGGGCGACGACAGCTACGGCATCGACCTCCTGGAGTCGGTGCTCGAGTCGTACTCGCTCCCCGACACCCGGGTCGCCGTGCTGCAGGACTGGGACAAGGGCCGCCGCGCCGAGCTCGACGCCTTCAACGGCTACGTCGTGGCGCGGGCCCGCGAGCTCGGCGTCGCGGTGCCCGTGAACGAGGCGATCCTGGCCATCGCCGAGCGCATCGAGCGCGGCGAGCTCACGCCCGACCCCGCCAACTCGACTCTGCTCGTGGACGCTCTGGCGGCCGCGCGGGTCTGAGCGCCGCAGCTCCCGACCCGCGCCGCCCTCAGCCTGCCAGCTCCCGCAGCAGCTCGAGGTTCTGCGGCCCCGGCTCGAGCTCCCCCCGCTCGATGCGATGGG carries:
- a CDS encoding sugar phosphate isomerase/epimerase; translated protein: MPEPELIASCWTTAGDAAPQRGDETSPFALLDRIRAAGAAGWSGFGLVHADLKAALTTLDYADIKGALDDAGLRHLELEFLGDWWTEGDRRSVSDEMRGELFEAARALSPIHIKCAGDFSGGFVDDELLVREFRQLAEEAADAGTRMALEALPMTNFATIEAGQRFLSEVAHPAAGLCIDIWHVYRGGTPIEELPAFVDPATLFAVELNDARAAQPADLWIDTVDERMLPGEGEWDVAGFINVIRGLGFDGPWGVEILSAAHRARGLEEALDAARSATLGEFARAEEALRG
- a CDS encoding ketopantoate reductase family protein; translation: MSARKIAVVGTGANGASMGADMIRAGLDVTFIEQWPAHVEAMRERGLTVHLPDGSTETTPITAYHFCQVAELREPFDIVFVSVKSYDTRWVTELITPLLHETSVVVGLQNGMTIDAVSDVVGAERTVGAVLGIAANMFTPGVVVRQVAPSGTWLTVGTLSGAHTPALDGVVEALGHAGSISVSPDIRASKWMKLIANIPEMLPSAILNVPLLTAAGIEGVRPVMDEASREAYRVATALGIGMVPIFGKTEADVPGDDSYGIDLLESVLESYSLPDTRVAVLQDWDKGRRAELDAFNGYVVARARELGVAVPVNEAILAIAERIERGELTPDPANSTLLVDALAAARV
- a CDS encoding nuclear transport factor 2 family protein, producing the protein MTPTDTFSSDRLGDRLEIQHRVHQFCRAIDRLDLEMLREVYHADAHDDHGAYQGGVDGLIEWIAERHRSIGFSSHHVTNTFIEFVSDDSAFVETSFLAWQSVSPGTGAAVDGGGSQEAISSGRYADHFVRKDGRWAIQSRIAIPGSLLAMTERLAPAGTPERGSRTPDDPAERLRAQLGLS
- a CDS encoding LacI family DNA-binding transcriptional regulator produces the protein MATKRPTIVDVAKKAGVSKSLVSLVMREAPGVSDERRAMVLRAADELGYRVNFAARSLTANPRSGKLVGFVIRDLEQPWASDVVDIIKPIIEDAGYTVLLTLFSPTNGSRRLDFSALDVLRDLRVTGLVFIGSMHDHPALNRVDFARAVVYSGWGPDGPTADAVRGNDQLGLQLVVDHLVGLGHRRIVHVSGIPGAVATDRADGYRRAMQRHGLREHLSVIQADYTISAGYAAAMHLLRDNPEPPTAITCADDMSAMGVMSAVAHLGLDVAVTGYDNIAMSALSQIDLTTVDQNNAEMAERSARALLARLEQPGAPFMTDVVRPRLVVRGSSFRGVTASGPSPA
- a CDS encoding SDR family NAD(P)-dependent oxidoreductase, whose protein sequence is MDLGLAGKTAYVTGAATGIGRATVEALAAEGAAVYAVDIQGDTLRGYVDQLESGEVAVGEFDLSTEVGVDAAATAMLEHVGSAPDILVNNVGAGKMLGFEEIDDALWHRTLELNLFAMVRTCRAVVPRMVERGGSVVNVASDLARQAEPVIVDYAASKSAMLSVSKSLALTYAPSVRVNSVCPGPIWTPFWYAPGGFAETMEKTYGAEGQEAIDAFIADRGIPLGRMGLPEEVARTIVFLASPAASYTTGSVYGVDGGTIRATA